Part of the Vagococcus jeotgali genome, TTAATGAAACAAGACATTCATCCAAATTACCAACCAGTAGTATTCATGGACACTCAAACAGGGTTCAAATTCTTATCTGGTTCAACAAAAACATCTGAAGAAACAGTTGTATGGGAAGATGGCAACACTTACCCAGTAATCCGTGTAGAGGTTACATCTGATTCTCACCCGTTCTATACTGGACGTCAAAAATTTACACAAGCAGACGGACGTGTGGATCGTTTCAACAAAAAATACGGTCTCAAAGACGAAAACGCTGCAGAGTAATCAGCAGTCGTTTCCAATTTTTTATGCCAATATTTATAGAGGTTATCCATTTTGGATATCCTCTTTTTTGTTTTAAATAAGTGTAAGTGATTGTGAAATTCAAATGATTGTAGAGGGATAAAATAGATGTAATGTCTATGATAAAAAAGTGTATAAAGCTAGAAATGCTGTTAAATAAGGAATTGAAATTATTTTCTAATGGTATTTATTGATATTATGACAGACTTTAGGAGGAATAATATACCAAGAAATGATAGATTACGAGGGAAAGAAGGTGAAGGCAGATGATAATAAGTCACATGCTAAAAGCGAAAAGGAAAGAATATCAATTAACACAAGAGCAGCTAGCAGAAAAAATATATGTATCTAATAAAACGATTTCAAATTGGGAAACAGGAAAAACCAAACCAGATATTGAAAGTCTTATACTCCTAGCTAAGTTATTTGACCTATCTCTAGATAATTTATTATTGGAGGGATCAGATATGGTGAAAAGTATGGATAAAGATATTAAGAAGGGTAGAAATTTAAAGAAAATTCTTGCATTGGTGATATTACCTTTGATCATCATTATTATTTGTTTGTCATGGGTAACTTACAAAGGTAGTCATAAGACTATTGTGCCGTTATCTGACATTTCAAATATTGAAATGTCAGATAACGGCACAATTAACTGGGACAACTAAAATAACTGGTGAGATATCCATAGGTAAATTTGAGTCTATTGATTTTGTTGATGCTGTGGTGGAAAATAATGTTTTATATTTAATGATTTATAAAGAACCAAAATTAATATCCAAAAAATCAGCTTTTACCATTGATTTGAATGATGAATTTAAAAATCGTAACACTACTATAGCTGATATAAATGAAGTAGTATTCACTTATTGAGATACAACATTACTAAATGGGTATGATAAAAGGCAGTTGACAGAAGACTTCCCACGAAAAGAGATATGGAAAAGATAAAACAATAAGAGTCTGACTTTTGATCAGTCTCTTATGGGTTTGTCAAGTTAAGTGTGTAAATTCCTTAAAAATAAAAATAGAAACTCAATTTGACAATGAGTCGTCCTGTGATAATCTCTAGGAATAAGAGGGTATTTTTAATAAACCTCTTGTCCCGATAAAAAATCGCAGGACGAGAGACTCGTTGTCAAATTTTATATGTCTCACTTATTTTGATTAGTAACGATTATATTTTTCGACACGTTTTGAAAAAGAGTCGTTGACCGTTAATTGGTTAAGCACCATAGCCCAATTATGAACATGCCCACCTTCCCATTTACTTTGAAGTTCTTTCACTCGAAGATATAATAGCTTAAGAAGGGCATTCTCATTAGGGAAAGCTCCTTTTTTAGTTACCTTGCGGAAACTAGAGTGAACACTTTCTACAGCATTTGTCGTGTACATTATTTTTCGAATAGCTGAGCCGTAATCAAATAATTGTTCGACATGGTGGAAATTTCTTTTCCAAACATCAATAGCTCCAGGATAGACTGCCCACTTTGTTTGAAAGGTATCAAAAGCTGTTTGAGCCGCTTTTAAAGAGGAGGCACTGTAAAAAGACTTCATATCCTTACAAACCTCTTTATAACTTTTACTTGGCACATAACGAAGGGCATTTCTAACTAAATGGACCAGACAACGTTGAACGACAACACCTGGGAAAATAGCTTTGGCTCCATTTTCAAGCCCTGATACACCATCCATTGAAATAAACAAAATATCTTCAACGCCACGCTCTTTAATCTCATCAAAAATCTGCATCCATCTATTTTTCGATTCTGTTTGATTTAGCCAAAGACCTAGAATTTCTTTATTTCCTTTTAAATCATAACCAAGAATTGTATACACCGCACATTCTTTCACTTCATAATTTTCTCTTAGAGTGACATACATACAATCGACAAACAAGAAGGCATAGCATTTGGCCAGAGGTCTGATTTGCCATTCCTCAAGTTCTGGTAATATTTGATCTGTGATATCCGACACCATATCATGAGAAATAGTAAAACCATAAATATCTTCAATTGTCGAGGCAATATCTCGTTGACTCATGCCTTTGGCATACATAGAAAGAACTTTTCCTTCAATACTTGAAACGTCTCTGCTTCTTTTAGGAATAATTTCTGGCTCAAAAGAAGCGTCTCTATCTCTAGGAACCTGAATGTCTAATTCACCAAAACTTGTTTTTAATTTTTTATTTCCATATCCATTCCGTCTGTTTTGAGTTTCTTTTTCTTGTCTTGACTGATTCTCATAACCTAAATGATTATCTAATTCTCCACGAAGCATTGCTTCAAACATCGGTCCAAAAATATCTTTTAGGGCTTCTTGCATGTCTTCAACCGATTCTGGTTGATAGGCATCAATAATTGATTGAGCTAACTTCGCTGATTTTTGATCTTTTTTCTTTTTTGTCATGACTTACCACTCCTTTAATCTATTGTAAAAAAAGAAAAACCGCGAAGCAACCCACTACCTAGGATGGTAGGTTACTTACACGGTTTATATTACACTCTCTCTCTTATTGTTTTTTTACTCTTTATAAATTTTTTATAGTTTCTAAATTGCAACATTAAGTTAGCCACTCTGGTAAAAATATCTAAATATCAGTGTTATTTTATTGAACCCCTTACTTACCAACATGTTTTGATCTTAAGATTTTGAATTTCTTCTAAAAACAATGTTGCTGGTTGTCTATAGTTTAAAATTTTACGCGGCAAAAGATTAACTTTTTCAGTAGCCAGTTGTATGAACTGCTTTGAGTAGTGACAGATAGGCGTTCCTTTCGGAACAAATTGTCGTAATAAACCATTATGTCTTTCGTTTGTTCCTCGTTCCCAAGATGAATAAGGGTGAGCAAAGTAGATATCAGTCATTTGTTGCAGAGTATCATCAAGTGAGCTAAATTCACTGCCATTATCAGCAGTAATCGATTGAAATATGCTACTAAATCGGGCTCTTCCAAACTCATATTTTAACTGTTTAATAGCGTAACTAACTGACTCTTCAGTATGATCATCTAGAACAACAGTGATCATATAGCGAGTTTTTCTTTCAACAAGTGTAAGTAGAGCATTATCATCTTTAGATTTTGAACCAATGACACTATCTATTTCCCAATGACCAAACTCTTTTCTAGAATCAATTCTGCTAGGGCGTTCATCAATTGACTTTCCAAGAGCTTTTTTATGCTTATGACTTCTTTTCTTTTTAGGTGATAATCTGACTTTCATCTTGAGGTGATGATTTCTGACCGGTAAAAATCCTTTATCAATATAATTATAAAGTGTCTTAGTAGAAACAAGAGGTTTATCCCAAGTCCCTAAAGACTTGATAAAACCAACAATTGCATCTGGTGACCAATTAAAGTCTATCATTTGTTTACAGGCATAATTAATAAAATCAACAGCACTAACTAGCTTAGATTTCGAACCACAGCGTTTCCTGTTTTCTATGTATTTAGCTTGCCCCGTATCAGCAAAATAGAGTTGTTTAGGTTTCTTATTTTCTTTGATTTGCGTGGTCGTTCCTCGTTTAAGCTCATTACTTATTGTTTGATGGTGTCGGCCTAATCGTCTACCAATTTCTCTATTAGAGTCTCCCATATTATGCCAAACTTCAATAAGCTGCCTTTCCTTTAAGGAAAGATGTTTATAACTAGATGTCTTTGTGTTATTCTTAATTTTCACCATGATAAAAATTCCTTTCGTTGTTGGGTAGTTACTTCAATGATACACGAATTTTTACCATGGTGTTTTTTTATTATTTTAGAGTGGCTAACTTGATTTTACAACTAAGCAATTTTTTATAGTTAATTAACTCATAAATAATAGTTGCAATAGAAATCACAATCATAATATCAAAAAACTTAATCATCACACCTAGATTATGGCTGTATCTTAACCATAAGAAAAACAAGCAAAAGATGACGACTAATTTACCCTTTAATCCCAAGCGATCCTTTATAAAAGCTTCTGATTTATCTTTTTCTCTCACAATCTCACTCTTTTCTAATTTTTAACTCATCATATCCTTATAAAAATAGTTTGTCAATTCACTAATTAGTGGTTATAGTTAAGAAAATAATTTTTAAAAGGAGTCTTTTATATGAAGTATAATCAGTCATCTCTCGTTTTTTTCGTTCTGTTTCTTATCTTTCTATTCATTTCAGTGTTAAGCTCTAGTATCCAAACTTTTGCTGATAGTCAGAGTAGTGCTTTTATCATGTGGCTAGTAGGTACGCCATTACTTTTACATGTTGTGACATTGATACCACTAGTGCTAGCTCTCATCATGCAAAAGAAAAAGTAAGACAGTTATTCATTTTAGAGGATAATACCTCCTTTTTTTGATTTTTTTGTGATCTCAGTCCTGTTTAAAATCCTTTATGCTATAATATATTTTATAATTAAGGAGTGTGATTAATTGTGACATTACAAAGTAAAATCAAAGAAGAACTACAAGTCAAATCAAACATTAATCCTAAAGAAGAAATAAGAGAACGTGTGGATTTTTTAAAAGAATATTTAAAGAAACATCCCTTTTTAAAGTCTTTTGTTTTAGGAATTAGTGGCGGTCAAGATTCGACTTTGGCTGGAAAAATCAGTCAAATGGCGATTACTGAAATACGTGAAGAAACTAAAGATGAGGCGTATAAATTTATCGCTATTAGGTTACCATACGGCTTACAAAATGATGAAGAGGATGCCAAGAGTGCGATTAGGTTTATTAATCCAGATGAGTCTTTTGTAGTGAATATTAAATCAAGTGTCGATGCCTTAGCTAATGAGTTGAAAGTGGCAACAGGTGAAGATATGACAGATTTTAATAAAGGAAATATCAAGGCTCGGGAGCGTATGGTGACTCAGTTTGCTATTGCAGGTCAATTTAAGGGAGCTGTTATTGGAACAGATCATGCAGCTGAAAATTTAACAGGATTTTTTACAAAATTTGGTGATGGTGCTGCTGATATCTTACCTTTATATGGTCTAAATAAACGTCAAGGTAGAGCCTTGCTAAAAGAATTGTCAGCACCTAAAGCATTATATGAAAAAATTCCAACAGCAGATCTTGAAGAAAATAAACCAATGATTGCTGATGAGGATGCTCTTGGTGTGACTTACGAGGCGATTGATGATTATTTAGAAGGAAAAGAAGTATCATCTAAGGATAAAATAATCATTGAATCATGGTATAAAAAAGCTGAGCATAAACGTCATTTACCAATTACTTTAGGAGATACGTTTTGGAAAAAATAAAACAAGAAAAATGGTTTCAAACAACGTTAAAAGTTCTAAAACATCCTGTGACTAAAGTAGTATTTACTTTAATTTTGGTTTATATAAGTAATTTTTACTTACAAATGAGTCAAAATAACTGGGATATGCATTTAGCCTACAAATTTGCTACAAGTTGGCATGTAGAGAAATTTTTATTAGGAACACTGGTCTTACTGATACTAGATGCTTTTTTGATTGCATTTAGTGGATCCTTTTTAGTAGGAAATAGCTTTTATGGTTTATCCATCCTACTTCTGGGAATCGCTAATTTTGAAAAAATGAGTAAGCGAATGGAGCCGATTTATCCAGATGATTTAAAAATGATCATTGAGTGGACGATGTTAAAAGATATGATAGGAACCTTTTATTTTGTGATTGCTATGATTTTGATTTTTGCTATAATCGCTCTTTTTGCTTATTCGATTTATAAATCAAGAAAATTATCTAAAAACACCCAAATTGTGAGATTAATTATTTTTACTTTATCCTTTTCTTCACTTATTTACATTGATAATTTCAATAAACCGAATAATTTACTTAGAAAAGCCTATGATAAAACGGCTTTATGGATACCTTATAGTCAAAAGATGAATTATTATAACACAGGATTTATGGGGGGGTTTTTATATAATTTATCAGTAGAAGCCATGGATAAGCCAGAGGACTATTCAAAAGAAAAAATGGAGGCCATAGTAGATAAATATAATAAGCAGGCAAATGAGGCAAATGAACTGACACCAAATAGTGAACAACCTAATATCATTTTCTTAATGTCAGAGAGTTTTTCAGATCCAAATAATTTAGCAGGTATTGATTTAAATAAAAATCCAATCAAACCTTTTCAAGAGATTGCTAGTCAGTCTTTGTATTCTGGAGAGATGTTGTCACAAAACTATGGTGGTGGTACAGCTAACATTGAATTTGAAGCTCTAACTGGTTTTTCCATGGAAGTACTAAATTCTCAAATGACCACACCTTATACGATGATGTTACCTAAACAAAAATCATTTCCCTCTGTTGTATCTAACCTTTCTAATCAAGGGTATGAAACGGTAGCTATACATCCTTATAATACATCTATGTATAAGCGAAAGGATGTTTATAATGTTTTAGGGTTTAACAGATTTTTAGATGAATCAACCATGACCCATCAAGAAAAATTAAGTCCTAATGGTTATATTTCAGATGAATCAGCTTTTAATGATGTACTGGATATTTTATCCACATCTGACAAACCAGTGTTTACTCATTTGGTGACGATGCAGACTCACATGCCTTATAATACTAAGTATACTCACTCTGATTATGAATTGAAAGATGGATGGAATGAT contains:
- a CDS encoding type B 50S ribosomal protein L31, whose product is MKQDIHPNYQPVVFMDTQTGFKFLSGSTKTSEETVVWEDGNTYPVIRVEVTSDSHPFYTGRQKFTQADGRVDRFNKKYGLKDENAAE
- a CDS encoding helix-turn-helix transcriptional regulator translates to MIISHMLKAKRKEYQLTQEQLAEKIYVSNKTISNWETGKTKPDIESLILLAKLFDLSLDNLLLEGSDMVKSMDKDIKKGRNLKKILALVILPLIIIIICLSWVTYKGSHKTIVPLSDISNIEMSDNGTINWDN
- a CDS encoding IS256 family transposase, with the translated sequence MTKKKKDQKSAKLAQSIIDAYQPESVEDMQEALKDIFGPMFEAMLRGELDNHLGYENQSRQEKETQNRRNGYGNKKLKTSFGELDIQVPRDRDASFEPEIIPKRSRDVSSIEGKVLSMYAKGMSQRDIASTIEDIYGFTISHDMVSDITDQILPELEEWQIRPLAKCYAFLFVDCMYVTLRENYEVKECAVYTILGYDLKGNKEILGLWLNQTESKNRWMQIFDEIKERGVEDILFISMDGVSGLENGAKAIFPGVVVQRCLVHLVRNALRYVPSKSYKEVCKDMKSFYSASSLKAAQTAFDTFQTKWAVYPGAIDVWKRNFHHVEQLFDYGSAIRKIMYTTNAVESVHSSFRKVTKKGAFPNENALLKLLYLRVKELQSKWEGGHVHNWAMVLNQLTVNDSFSKRVEKYNRY
- a CDS encoding IS30 family transposase, which gives rise to MVKIKNNTKTSSYKHLSLKERQLIEVWHNMGDSNREIGRRLGRHHQTISNELKRGTTTQIKENKKPKQLYFADTGQAKYIENRKRCGSKSKLVSAVDFINYACKQMIDFNWSPDAIVGFIKSLGTWDKPLVSTKTLYNYIDKGFLPVRNHHLKMKVRLSPKKKRSHKHKKALGKSIDERPSRIDSRKEFGHWEIDSVIGSKSKDDNALLTLVERKTRYMITVVLDDHTEESVSYAIKQLKYEFGRARFSSIFQSITADNGSEFSSLDDTLQQMTDIYFAHPYSSWERGTNERHNGLLRQFVPKGTPICHYSKQFIQLATEKVNLLPRKILNYRQPATLFLEEIQNLKIKTCW
- the nadE gene encoding ammonia-dependent NAD(+) synthetase; the encoded protein is MTLQSKIKEELQVKSNINPKEEIRERVDFLKEYLKKHPFLKSFVLGISGGQDSTLAGKISQMAITEIREETKDEAYKFIAIRLPYGLQNDEEDAKSAIRFINPDESFVVNIKSSVDALANELKVATGEDMTDFNKGNIKARERMVTQFAIAGQFKGAVIGTDHAAENLTGFFTKFGDGAADILPLYGLNKRQGRALLKELSAPKALYEKIPTADLEENKPMIADEDALGVTYEAIDDYLEGKEVSSKDKIIIESWYKKAEHKRHLPITLGDTFWKK
- a CDS encoding LTA synthase family protein, whose product is MSQNNWDMHLAYKFATSWHVEKFLLGTLVLLILDAFLIAFSGSFLVGNSFYGLSILLLGIANFEKMSKRMEPIYPDDLKMIIEWTMLKDMIGTFYFVIAMILIFAIIALFAYSIYKSRKLSKNTQIVRLIIFTLSFSSLIYIDNFNKPNNLLRKAYDKTALWIPYSQKMNYYNTGFMGGFLYNLSVEAMDKPEDYSKEKMEAIVDKYNKQANEANELTPNSEQPNIIFLMSESFSDPNNLAGIDLNKNPIKPFQEIASQSLYSGEMLSQNYGGGTANIEFEALTGFSMEVLNSQMTTPYTMMLPKQKSFPSVVSNLSNQGYETVAIHPYNTSMYKRKDVYNVLGFNRFLDESTMTHQEKLSPNGYISDESAFNDVLDILSTSDKPVFTHLVTMQTHMPYNTKYTHSDYELKDGWNDPSITNYAQDIAYTSEALGKLVEDLNQLDRRTILVFWGDHLPSIYPEEIVKENEPIKTHLTEYFIYDTKQKISPQVETLSPFYFSSLMTQAPGMKQTGFNALMLELYHIMPAFEKRMYLYDNKWQEDINLPEKENGVLEDYRLVMYDTISGERYGNQLFDVVN